From one Alosa alosa isolate M-15738 ecotype Scorff River chromosome 5, AALO_Geno_1.1, whole genome shotgun sequence genomic stretch:
- the zgc:110239 gene encoding digestive cysteine proteinase 2 — protein sequence MLTMWAMLLFAFLLFAVEEIKATPLLAVPDFGQAYHVKGVISLPYAEIKEPFEAWYDLKGGRSRVDYYHGQVSTYQLSAQKPAGVAYKVTPVTTETEMNVMKCFQVNGTKEDPVLPQVALPDTRSFQFVRTEYFGGILCEVWQNVTQMGPKQNTYSLWVTRPEGGPSPPTPVHYEMIGYNTLLGSHYDKYLLDYTEFSTNTEDKDFSLPEGMTCGPFPGPGVEHRLLVNPIRDLLHTSPVGHAHHLFGHFKEKFARQYKDDKEHEEREHTFVHNVRYVHSKNRQGLTYTLAVNHLADRSSAELAALRGRRHRTPNRGLPFSKELRSVTPPESLDWRLYGAVTPVKDQAICGSCWSFATAGSLEGALFLKTGVQQVLSEQMLVDCTWGYGNNGCDGGEEWRAYEWLMKHGGISTTDDYGAYTGMNGFCHYNTSKLTARVKSYTNVTSGDAQALKVALFKNGPNAVSIDAAHKSFTFYSHGVYYEPACKNGTDDLDHAVLAVGYGVLDNQPYWLVKNSWSSYWGNSGFILMSMKENNCGVATDATYVTLV from the exons ATGCTAACAATGTGGGCCATGCTCTTGTTCGCATTTCTTCTGTTTGCCGTGGAAG AGATCAAAGCCACACCCCTCCTTGCCGTGCCAGACTTTGGACAGGCATATCACGTGAAAG GAGTCATCTCTCTTCCTTATGCGGAGATCAAGGAACCTTTTGAGGCTTGGTATGATTTGAAGGGAGGTAGAAGCCGGGTTGATTATTATCATG GTCAAGTCTCTACCTACCAGCTCAGTGCCCAGAAGCCTGCTGGAGTTGCTTATAAGGTAACCCCTGTTACCACAGAAACTGAAATGAATGTCATGAAGTGTTTCCAGGTCAATGGAACTAAGGAAGACCCAGTCTTGCCCCAAGTGGCACTGCCAGACACAAGAAgcttccag TTTGTGCGGACGGAGTATTTTGGTGGGATCCTATGTGAGGTGTGGCAGAATGTCACTCAAATGGGCCCTAAACAAAACACCTACAGCCTGTGGGTGACACGGCCAGAGGGAGGACCCTCACCACCAACACCTGTTCACTATGAAATGATTGGCTACAACACCCTGTTGGGATCCCATTATGACAAGTACCTTTTGGACTACACTGAGTTCAGCACAAACACTGAGGATAAAGACTTCTCTTTACCTGAag GAATGACCTGTGGTCCATTCCCTGGCCCTGGAGTAGAGCACCGCTTGCTGGTCAATCCTATTCGAGATCTGCTGCACACATCCCCAGTGGGTCATGCCCACCACCTCTTCGGCCATTTCAAGGAGAAATTTGCACGTCAGTACAAGGATGACAAGGAGCATGAGGAACGTGAGCACACGTTTGTCCACAATGTGCG ATATGTGCACTCTAAGAACAGGCAGGGTTTGACCTACACCCTAGCTGTGAATCATCTGGCTGATCGCTCTTCTGCCGAGTTGGCTGCCCTTAGGGGCAGGCGTCACCGGACACCCAACAGGGGTCTGCCTTTCTCCAAAGAGCTGCGTAGTGTCACCCCCCCAGAATCACTGGACTGGAGACTCTATG GTGCTGTAACTCCAGTAAAGGATCAAGCAATCTGTGGCTCATGTTGGAGTTTTGCAACAGCAGGATCTCTAGAGGGAGCACTCTTCCTGAAG ACGGGAGTGCAGCAGGTGCTATCGGAGCAGATGCTGGTGGACTGCACCTGGGGCTATGGGAATAATGGCTGTGATGGCGGAGAGGAATGGAGGGCATATGAGTGGCTCATGAAACATGGCGGCATAAGCACCACTGATGACTATGGAGCCTACACTGGCATG aaTGGTTTTTGCCATTATAACACCTCAAAGTTGACTGCGCGTGTGAAAAGCTACACCAATGTTACCAGTGGTGATGCACAAGCCCTGAAGGTGGCGCTATTCAAAAACGGACCAAATGCAGTCAGCATTGATGCTGCACACAAGTCCTTCACCTTCTACAGCCACGGAGTGTATTATGAACCTGCTTGCA AAAATGGAACTGATGACTTGGACCATGCAGTACTTGCAGTGGGTTATGGGGTGCTGGATAATCAGCCCTACTGGCTGGTGAAGAATAGCTGGTCAAGTTATTGGGGCAACAGTGGTTTTATCCTCATGTCAATGAAAGAAAACAACTGTGGAGTGGCAACTGATGCGACATATGTCACTTTGGTCTGA
- the si:dkey-166k12.1 gene encoding solute carrier family 22 member 13 produces MNFDQILSAVGGFGRFQKILYVWICLPQILLAFHMMASIFTGATPPHWCRNSPSSPESDPGTAGNISDTGMANQNLIVSFFLKRTQACGLFVNHSSSASCSHGWEYSREIFHSTTVTEWDLVCDRASLNSLGSSIYMLGLLVGAAVFGAMADRYGRRFCLLLSLALQAVFGISVAFAPNFPTYVLLRFVLGTTISGVIINAFVLGTEWTCTQRRMLAGIFTDYFFGVGNMLLAGIAYLLRDWRQLQLAISAPGVLFIFYIWLVPHSARWLLVKDRTEEAVTLLRRAAKVNGRPFPSSAKLERCDIVGEGKGQCGAIDLLKTPQMRRRSFILFYLWFVNVLVYYGLSLGVSSLGVDLYLTQFIFGLVEIPARSVVLVVLPWSRRIPQSFFMAVGGVACLLTLTVPAGNPQVVTALALVGKFGITASFAVIYIYSAELFPTVLRQTGIGMASMFARMGGVLSPLINMLRDPAPTVPMVIFGCAPLLGAALALALPETANQPLPDNLQDIQEPSVGISQSHSPSEGQQLQHLAPDS; encoded by the exons atgaatttcGATCAGATTCTATCTGCTGTGGGTGGCTTTGGTAGATTTCAAAAGATTCTGTACGTATGGATCTGTCTCCCGCAGATCCTGTTGGCTTTTCACATGATGGCCAGCATCTTTACCGGCGCTACGCCTCCGCATTGGTGCCGGAATTCGCCATCGTCTCCCGAATCTGATCCTGGAACGGCGGGTAACATCTCTGATACCGGAATGGCAAACCAGAACTTGATCGTCTCTTTCTTCCTCAAGCGCACGCAAGCCTGTGGACTTTTTGTCAACCATAGCAGTTCTGCCTCGTGCAGTCATGGATGGGAATACAGCCGCGAGATATTTCACAGCACCACTGTCACCGAG TGGGATTTGGTTTGTGACAGAGCCAGTCTGAACAGTCTTGGGTCCTCCATCTACATGCTGGGTTTATTAGTTGGAGCAGCTGTGTTTGGAGCAATGGCTGACAG gtaTGGACGTAGGTTCTGCTTGCTATTGTCTCTGGCGCTGCAGGCTGTGTTTGGCATCTCTGTTGCTTTTGCTCCCAACTTCCCCACATACGTGCTGCTGCGCTTTGTGCTGGGAACCACCATCTCTGGAGTCATCATCAACGCCTTTGTGCTGG GCACAGAGTGGACGTGTACCCAGCGCCGCATGCTAGCAGGCATTTTCACAGACTACTTCTTTGGAGTGGGCAATATGCTGCTGGCGGGCATCGCGTACCTGCTGAGGGACTGGAGACAGCTGCAGCTGGCCATCTCTGCCCCAGGAGTcctttttatattttacatcTG GCTCGTCCCTCATTCTGCACGCTGGCTGCTGGTGAAAGACCGCACAGAAGAGGCAGTTACTCTTCTGAGGAGAGCAGCCAAGGTCAATGGACGACCTTTCCCCTCTTCTGCGAAG CTGGAAAGGTGTGATATCGTTGGAGAGGGGAAGGGTCAGTGTGGCGCCATCGACCTGCTTAAAACTCCACAGATGAGGAGGAGATCCTTCATCCTGTTTTACCTGtg GTTTGTAAATGTGCTGGTGTATTATGGCCTCTCTCTTGGTGTGTCCAGTCTGGGGGTGGATCTTTACCTCACACAGTTCATATTCGGATTGGTGGAGATTCCAGCCAGATCAGTGGTTCTGGTGGTGTTACCATGGAGTCGCAGAATTCCCCAGAGCTTTTTCATGGCAGTGGGTGGTGTGGCTTGTCTCCTCACCCTTACTGTGCCAGCAG GTAACCCCCAGGTGGTTACAGCTCTGGCTCTGGTTGGAAAGTTTGGGATCACCGCCTCCTTTGCTGTTATTTACATCTATTCTGCTGAGCTATTCCCTACAGTTCTGAG acagacagggatAGGCATGGCTTCCATGTTTGCGAGAATGGGAGGAGTCCTGTCCCCTCTAATCAACATGCTGAGAGACCCCGCCCCCACCGTTCCCATGGTGATCTTTGGCTGTGCCCCTCTACTGGGGGCAGCTCTCGCTTTGGCTCTGCCAGAGACGGCCAACCAGCCACTTCCAGATAATCTCCAGGATATCCAGGA ACCTTCAGTGGGGATCAGCCAGTCTCACAGTCCATCAGAAGGACAGCAGCTGCAGCACTTGGCACCCGATTCTTGA